The Limanda limanda chromosome 13, fLimLim1.1, whole genome shotgun sequence region CCCCTCTTCAGGAAACGCCTCTACGCTCGCGCTGAGTACAACTGGTCAATCAAGCAGTACAGTTATGGAGAAGGCTTTGAATATTTTGTGTATGTGATGACCAAAGGAGAACAGCTCAGTCCACAAGATGCAGACCTGGAGAAAAAGCTAATTGAGGAGATGAAATCGGAACCTGGCAGGACCCCCACTACACAAcaagaggacaatgaggacttCTTGTCGAATATTGACTTGTAAAATGACTGCAGAATTTTAAGGAATCTAAGACCTCAGAAACTTCACACCATCACACTTAAAAAATGTCTCGGTGGGAAGTAATTTTCAAGCAAACTAGgaatatataacatttttgtATATTCAGTTTAGAAATTCTTaacaaatgtcatttttttacttaattttttaaatatttttaatcatttctatTTCACCACATACATGCTCTAATCCAACAGGATGTTTAATATAGGGCAGTgactgatgaaaacaaaatttTTGGTATATATAATTCATACACAATTTACACATTTGTTATTCTCTTATTACAAAGACTAAGGAGTTCTAACAAAAGAGTTGTGGCAAATAACCCAAACCAcgactgaacctttaaatgcaGCTAACTTTGAAAACTACCTCATTACAGCTGCAGCCCCATCCAGTAAATATACTGGAGTTTTAAAGTGACCATATATTGACCAGTTACACgtttttattttagggttaCATGTTGTAATGTTAGGGTTAGAAATGCACATGAGCCAATTGACATCATGGGATACAAGACAAATTTCAGAAGAGATGCAGTTGCAGTTGACTCCAATGCAGGTgtataaaaaattcaaaaatacataattaacTGTTTAGAGTGGTGAGGCGAAAAAACGTTTGCTTCCTGTGGCGAggcaaattgtgttttttgcgTGGAATTAAACTTCGGTGAACTTTTACCTGTGAAATTTGCTTCTCATTCACCTATGTATAGCTGTGCCATAGTTACATAATGTTCTTGTTAGTAACTGAGTGCCTCAGATTCAAAAGGGCCAAAGCACAGCAGTGCTCCCTGAAATGGTTTCATATAAAAATAGTTCTGAAGGGAAACTACCTCAGTAAAGATGCAACTGTGAAACAAATAATTCTTTCACTTGCTCACACCATGAacattgttttatatatgttttaatgttaGTTTCAATGCATCATCATTTAAGTTGTGATGACCATTAAATCATTTGCAGCCATGACTCATCTGTGTCATGATTCTCTGTCTGTGCTAAATTCTTCCTCTGTGCTAGTGCAGGTTCTTAATGGAAACCTTTACAAACCAGGAGTCCTGGACTGTtctgcatttatatataaatcagaTTCAACAGTCTTTGACTCTCTAGAGCCGCCTGTCACTGTTACGCAATACACAAGACAAGGTGGCATGTCTAGACACGGTACATAACAGCAGCACCGGTCTGCATGTAAAGTGTGTATTAAAGGCCATTGATATGAGAGTCGGAGTCTCCCCCCGTGACGTGGTTGCCTGCGTCTGTCCCACGACTGATTTAGATTCCAGTCAAAAGCAGCTCATCGAGATCTGCATTGCTTGACACACCTGTCCGTCATGTTGATGGTGCATGAGGGCACGCACACGTACATTCAAGTGATCGCTCGCCCTGCGTGTTATTTGTTGAGGAAACACGAGATGAGTCTCGGGTCCTTTGCCATCTACAGCTTAAATATAGACCAgagagggtggagagagagagagagagagagaaggcagacagacaggaaggctggtgactggaagggggggggggcacattaATAAAGtagaaatcatttatttttaattctccACTGAGATGTAATTACCACCTATTTTTAAAACTTGGGGGAAAGAAGTGTGTGGTTTTTCAGATGGCTGGTCTTCTTTTCCATGATTTTTCAGATTCCAGTGACAtggttgtttgttgtttgttgtttgtttaactTTATGTTGCCAATATCCCAAGGTTaattgaaaaatacaaaacaatgataaaacaactgaaaaaactgaataaaagcTACGGgacaaaaataacagaatataaattaattaattgataaatgaatataaactaaaataaaaatataaatgttgctcTTCTGGAGCTTTCAAGCTCTGGCTGGCtgtggacggatggaggtttgATATGTTGCTGCTCATAGAAACCTTTTTCCTTCAAAGAATCATTTAATTTCCTCTCCTCATTCTGACTTAGTTCCTTCTTACTTAACTGTCAGTTCTGTAGATGTATGGAAATTTTGAAATTCAGCCATCCTTAAAGTTGCTTTGTCAGGCTGAGTGATGTGCCGTGGTAGAGACACCCACCGTGAGATTAAACTGGACTGGACTTAAATTACGTAACCGCCGAGCAGGGCACAGACCTCATGCAGGAGAGGGTTAGTCATCATCTTCTGTCAAACACAAgtctgtgctgtttgtgtttcttcagcCGATCACCTGTGTTATCCCAGGATTTAATATAGAGTGTTGTGTATTATTCTGTGTGAGAGCTTATGGAGCCCAAACTTTCTCTCCTGATGCTAATTGTCCTCCATGCTCTGCTGCCCAAGGGCAACAACAACACTAACCTAcagctgattgtgtgtgtgtgtctctctctctctctcgttctctctctcgttctctctctctctctctctctctctctctctctctctctcttttactctcTCAATCACTCTTCTATTCAACaacccctctccctctctctgtctgcatcgATTGGCCCTTAATGCGTTGGTGTGTGCGCTGTGTGTTATGTGAGGGCTCATGACATGAAAGTTAAGACATCTATATCCCTGGGTCTTTTCTGCAGTATTGCCTGGTTGTGTTTAAACAGAATCACTGCAtagctgtttgtttgtatgcCAGTCAGCTGCTCTCAGTTTTTTAAGGGATTCTTAGTGGGAAATTCTGGTTTTGGGCCATCTGTCCTATCGGTGGTAAAAACACAACGTACCGACACGGTTCGTTTGTGAGATCCGGGAATGCAGCAACACGACAAAGATGTCCGATGAGGCAAGAGCGATGAGCGTATATAGAGGGAATCAGTGGCATCAGATGCAGCGTGGACTGAGAGGAAGCACTTCTGCTGCTTTCAACAGATCTGCTCATCTCCCTTGGGGCAGCGTAATGGCATTATATGCTGTATGGCACACTTATGTAACAGAAGGAGGAATATTAATGGTCGTCCACTCAGGACAGCACAAAAGTGGAGTCAGATCAAAGCTCTCAGTtgacagtacacacacacacacgcatatacacacacacacacacgcatgcatacACTCAACTAGCACCTAGAACTGAGAGTTGCTTTTGTGTTCATGTATTTCAGAGATCACAACAGAGAGTACAAGGTTGCTCTTTGCTTGTTAAACTGTCACTGGGAAGGCATCTGCATCGTGTCTGTTCTGACCCAAGCTCACCCTCCAGGTCCAGCTCCAGCCAACAGTCGACCAACCTCTGACCCCCACAGCTGGCCAATGAGGAGTGAATCTGTGTCTCACCCAAAAGCGGCTGATCATTAGTTGTTGCCTGAGATGTTTCCAGTGTCTCTACCATCATCACCCaaacagaagaggagggaaTGTACTTCGGTAAACTTGAGTTCATTCCTTCAGTAGAGTTTAGAGACAATTAAGAGTCTGTGCCAAGAAGCAGTGAAGCTGATAAGTCATGGTCACCAAAAACTTAACGTTTTGAGCTGGAGTTTATTCTTCTTATCTCTTCCTACCCCCTGTTGGTCAGGGGGTAGAGCGCTCGTCCTCTCACCAGAAGGTTTGATCCCAGTTGTCCATATACCAAAGTGTtattgggcaagatgctgaactaAAAATTGCCCTCTTTCTTAGAGgtagtgctgcacatagatgcactgtgtgaaaaGCAAGAACTGTTCTGTAAAACGCTTTGAGCTCTCGTCAAGACAAGAAAAGGGCTGTATGAAAACAGATCATTTACATTTCCTGATATGGacaaagacagaagacagagcaGTGACATCTGTTTCAGATGAAGCCAACAAATGCTGTGTGTCTGAGGGAAATAAacctgttttataaaaaaaaatgtattcactaTATTAGTCAAACATCCCAGTGAGTGGCAAGCTGCGGAGGCGTTGATAGGATACTAACACTGATACTTCAGACAGAGATGGGCTGGCTGTTTCCAGcccttatgctaagctaagctaaccacctGCAGATTCTTGGGTGAGAGGCGCTACTTGAAATCAAATCTTTTACAGCAAACAGAAAACTTTTCATTGGCTGACCCAGAATGCTTCAAAGTTTTGCTTTACCATAAAAACATCTGATAGCCCATGAAATAAGAAATTAATTTTGCATCAACACTTATCATTAGTAATACTCGGACATCTGTTCCCAGCACTGACTGCAACACTGCACGCGGCCACGTGACTGGCTTACGAGTTCCAGCAACGCTAGCAAGATGCTGGAAAGTCCAGTGCCAGATATGCCAAAGGATTTTTGTCCTTGTCCCAGTTTTTTCCGACTGGCCTTGTAAATGGTAATGAAGCAATATGTCACGCAAGCCAACAGTCTCAGCAAAGTGATCCTCTTAGCCCCATGTCCCTCAGTGGTCGCAGACAGCAAAATCCTTGAACCTGAAAATATTGCTGCAGCACAATAATTTCACTGAATAACTGTAAAAGTCACATGTCCACGGTCAGACTCAGGAAAGGGAAAGAGGCGTGGAGCAGAGCTGCCACAAATCAATGCCTTATACCCATTTATGTCAGTCCGGATCCGGCCTTTTGATGGCTGCCCATTACTGTGTGAAGTGTAACCGTCCATgccacacacgcaaacacacactcacacacacacgcatcatcCACAACAACAACGTGATCGATTGCGCTGCGTGTTTACTCAGTCCAGGGCTGATGTTATCCAGACAGTCAATAAACCCACTGATGGTTACACTGATGATGCCATGTTGACGTGCTGTTATTAGAGTGAAGTGCGATTCAGACTAATATGagggtctgtgtttgtgtgttgttgtgagaaCCTGCAGCTTTTTATAGACATGTTCTGATACCGTGGATGTTTTCCCACATGTCATCGCTGTGGTGTGATTTCCAGGAAAAATTAATTTGACAAggacatgtgtttttataattcGATCCCGTCTAGTTTGGTGAAGCACATGTGGAGGAGGGGTGTTGTAAACAGACACAGTTTCCAGACTGACACTGTTGGTGAGCAGTGTGGTACACTATCCTGCACCTTCTCTTCTGACAGTTTCACCTCATGTTGCAGTATTTTAGTatcagagaagaaaataaacacacacatgtccgCAGATAGCATTACAAATACGCTGAGGTTGATATTTAGTTTATATATTATCACTGCGATCTCGGAGCCTATCAGCTATCATCTGATGACCAATTAGTCTCTGGGGACAACGGCCAATATTTTTGGCATCCCGTTGTAAAAAGAAGATATTCAGGCCAAAACTCCTGCTGCTGTATTCCAGTTTGTTTACAGTGCGACTACTTTCTTTTATCACACGAGTCGACCGTTTCTCTACTCAAAACTCAAACAGTGATACtcattgtctgtgtttttttagtcTCTATTAACAGCTGTCTTCTTATGACTGCAGAAAAATAGTTGAGTgatttcagtcagtgtgtttcaCTTGTTTTGCGATGGATGAATAGTTCAAACGTCCAGTTTCTGCCTCTGGTTTTGGGCATGAATGCAAACTTGAAACTGGAGAAGGAAGAAAGACACTAAGCTAAAAAATGGCTTCCACAATATCATCCTGAATGGATTTCGTCATAAAATCCTGTACAACTATGTCAAAGATCTGTCAAAAAgggaacaaagaggaggaatgTCAGCCGATCTGATGTGGGTGTGAGGatattttggacaaaaaaagTTGCAAAGCTATAACAAACCGCCTGACATGTTGGAAACTTGATCTTTAGGCCACTCTTAATAATATGTAAGTTTTTCTCAGTGCATCAACAATGTGCCATCATTTTAAAGCGAGTGCTTCCGCCCGCTGTAGCCTTTATGAGAGAGCTACTGTATGAGAGCACTGTACAGCCAGACATTGATAGATGATCATGTGGCCAGTCGTAGCTCCCCAGGGGTGTGTGGTTTAATGGATTCACCAGTGTAGGCCAGCACGGAGCTGTTTAACAGCTTAACAGATGGATCACTGTTTCTTCCCTGCTCTTTAATTAAGGATCAGTATTTGCTGTCACTTAGGAGATGGCTCTGGAGGGAGCCTTTAACTGATGACCAAATCTACACAGAGACGTGTTTTTACAAAGATGCAACTGTTTGTATGTTTAGTTTCAACAACAAGTTGAAAATGTAGTGTTTGGATTTAGATATAATGCATTTGTAATGCTTTGTGGTGAGGTGATGATCTGTGTTTTCCAATCAGAACACAAGCTGTGTATGCCATGATGCTTGTCCATGGTTTGTGGACTCCCATTGATATTTTAGAAAATGCCTTATAAGATCAAAGCCATGCCAAAGAAtcacatttaacattttctgtcaCCATTTATTAATTCACCAAATACAGTGAAAATGGCATCATAATATACAATGATTCATTCTTAGAATGTCATgacattttgttgcttttttgcTTCATAAAACGATGTTTCATTATTGAAAATATTAAGGTTTCATGCACAACAAACCATATCcagtttctttaaaataatggtacaaaataaataaaattaaaaaaaacaaaggttgTAATGTCCAAAGTCGGTCAAATAACAACGTGTCATTTGAGGATACTCGTAAACAGTGCAATATATATCTAAAACTGCGATTTTCTAACAAATTCATCAACGAAGCTCAAGTCACAGTATACGATTTCTTAATAATAGTTTAACATTGATGTGTGCAAAAACTCCAGACACATTCAGTTAGTCTTTAAAAAAGGTCCAACCTCTGATATAGAATTAGACCTGTCCACCAAAATCCCAGATGTGCCTCTTATGAAGCCTAGTCTCATTCTGTATATCCTCTCTGAAGTAGAAATATTTTGTTGATGAATTGTAAGACGATAGACTAGCATAtcatttaaataacaaatatttagatataaaaatacaaatatgacttttgtttaaaaagaaGCGTGCCAGGGTAAGAGTGGTGGCACCTGCGTTGGCACCGGAGTGAGAGTTCATGCAAATAGATGGAGAAAAAACTTCTAGATTTATAGAAGACGACACAGATaatctcaacaaaaaaaaaaatctaaattatagAACGAATATTTTTTCCCATCAATTTCATGactttaattttaaatatttactgtaATCCCCTCATCTCTGCTGGCCTCTGTAGATATCTGAGCATctgaaaatagaaacaaaataaaaatagaggAGAAAGATATGTGCAGGTGTAAATCAGCTACATGGAGGTGCCGGCCCGCACCTTCAACCACTAGTGGGTAATGCAAGAAGAAGAATGTAACCTGCGGTTCAGTTCGAATCTGTGGCCGGCGATGCTCTTTAAGGgcccaaaaacaaagaaaaaaacagatggGGTTCTTCTACAGAAAATATCAACATTGCACTATCCTCggatatatatgttttatacaTACAATGGGTCTTCTCTATTTTGTAGACTCGAGAGTTTGGTTGGTCTGTTTTTAAAAGCGTTTTTATAGCAGCAACAGGAATGCATTGGACCAGTGCTGAAAGGACAGCTCCCTTGAATGCACCGTCGCCGACTGAGTCAACAAAGCAAAGCgtacaggagggagggggggcgagtcaggggggggggtgtctgagAGCTTAAAGCCTACCTACTGTACAACTTATTGAAACTGGGCTGGGATTTAGCTCCAGCCTCCAGTTGCACTACTGAGTTTCTTATACAGCGCtttttggaaagaaagaaatagaaGATGGTCGTGAAGTAATGACAAGTTCATCCATCATTAAAGTCAGCAGAGGTTGAGACACAGAGCAGGAGTCCGCCATCTCAACATCGTGCTGCGCAGCAGGAGTTAAACATCGGGATTCGTCTGAAGAATTGCCAGCAATCCCATGATAAAAATCTTGGTCTTCGCCAGAGTCTCGTTCTCTTCCCTCTCATCCcttcttcacctcttcctcAGTTATCTTCCTCTTCCCGTTTTTCacccttcttcttcctcttcttcttcttcgcccTTTTCTCCATCATCCCATCCTAGCTTTCGTGCCGTCGTCCTCTCCTGCAAGTTCTCGAACATGCACAGCCGACAAGTGCTTCGAATCGGTGATCAAAAATTAAAAGAGTCTGCAAGGCCCATCGCTCGTGTTTACACGCCGGGTGAGGACTTGTCTGTTATCCCCTTCAGGACGTCGTCTATTCGGTCGTCCTCGATGACCACtgtggggagagagaaagaaacagagaaagggGGGAGAGGATGTTTACTGAGGGAACAGGGCAGCTCAGACttacattattatattacatCCCTGTAGGGAGCCGATATTGTGCGTGTTTGGATTTCTTTCACTTCAATGCGCACTTCTCATTAGTGGAGCGGAACATGGCGCACAAAGCAAGTGAGCGAGTTGCAGgtgaataaattaatgaaataaagCACAATAGCAAATCCCCCAGCAACGTACACGTACGCGCACtctgtgggggaaaaaacaactcATTCCCGGTAATGGCGACGAGCCAGGCGTTTATCCTTCCTCTTTAACCccgttgttttttatttgacaaaacATGGGGTGTGTCTATATAGTGACGCTGATTTCTATAGAACATACATGTAAACAGTTTGTCAAACCACTGAGCAATGTGATAAAACTGGTATTTTAATGCAATGGTGCGTTTTCTTTGTATCCAAATTACGCACAGCCTGCGTTATGATCCAAATCCAActaaatcaattaaaaacactGACAATACATTTTCCCCATTTTGCATCACACTAAAAACAACCATGACCATGTCTGAATAATAGTGACAACATGCACGAGTCTCAATCATTTAATCAAACCGTCGTTTACCTCGCTTGGCTCGGCCGATCTGTCCAAGCTTCGGGGGTCTCTTCGCCTGCGACGAAGAGAAAAAGGTGCTTGTGTCCTGCAGTCCGCAGCTAAAGGACATCTGGCTGACCTCGCTGTCCGCCCCGTAGCCGTTCATTTTCCCCTCGCTGTATGGCAGCACCTCGGACATTGTGGCACAaaaaaggaggagcaggatcacCAGCTTGAAAAATTAATCAAGTCGATGGAAGATCTTCCTCGACGCAGCCGTAGATCCCTGTTTGTTGGTGGTTTAAGTTGCAGCTGATGATGGAGTCTCTCTCCTGCTGGGATCCTCTGTGAAGGAGACTCGATGTGGATGAGGCGTCTGAAGTCCTGGTGCTTGTTGTGGTCTCTGGATGTGTTGCAGCTGCAGGGAGAGACGCTGTTATATGTATGTGcgagcgcgtgtgtgtgtgtgagggagggagagagagagagcgagagcaggagaaggagggagagtgagCTGTGTTTGCCTGTGCTGCTGGATGATGTCTGGTGAGGGAAGTGGGAGATCCCGGGATCATAAAGGAAACCCAGGCTGAACGGTGAAGTCATCCATCCGGGtttgaagctgtgtgtgtgcgtgtttgtgcgcgtgcgcgcgtgcgcgtgcgtgtgtgtatgtgtgtgtgtgtgtgtgtgtgcgcgtgtgcgtgtgcgtgcgtgtgtgcgtgcgtgtgtgcgtgcgtgtgtgcgtgtgtgtgtgtgtgtgtgtgtggctccaaATGCTAGAGGAGCAAGAGCGACATCAACAGGCCAAATAGGATATTGATCAATGCAAATCTGCAACAGATTGCACGTTTAGAAAACATAGTTTTCTTTAGAACAGAGGAAAATTTGAATCAGAGGAAAACTAAGATGGAACCTACAATTTAAAGGATGTATACTTTTGTGTTATACTATGGGACATGTTTGGCTAGTTATAGGGCATCTATGTAATCAAGTTATATACTGTGgcatttacaacaacaaaatacattGAAGGGATACAAAGCTTCAGTTAGCTGTAGTTACTTTTATGTTACAACAACATTAGAAATTTAGATTTAATGTTTgcttttacttgtaatggagTATTTTTCTATTGAGGTATTACTGCTACTACTAGCTTGAATAAATAACCCCAATGCTTCTTTACGACTGAATGTATTTGcctatatttttatttatatcttaCATTCCTAGAGGCGGCTTTGGCTAAGGAGGTAGAGAGGCTTGTCCACGAACCTGAAAGTATGTGGTTCGATCTCCTGCAGTTTGCGTTCCAAAAAGTCTTTggacaagatactgaaccccaaagcCTGTGACTGCTGTGCCAGCATGCTTTGAATGTGTGTAATAGAACATTTTATACATtagcactgtataaatgtgtttgtgaatatgATAAATTTGACTTGTCCTGAGCATTTTGAGTGGTaaataagactagaaaagctaaaaaaacattaaatttacCATATTAGCTGGTGTGTCTTGACTATGACTAAGAGTCAGAAACAGAGCAGCAGTTACTAACTCGAAGACAAGATAATATAGTTGTCAAATTTATGCAGATACGAAAACACTTTGTTAAACTGCTACAACCTAACAGTTAAAGGATAATGTCTTCTATGTGGACGAAGCTATCTATATCATTGATACAGAATCCAAGCTTTTTGACTCATGCAGAAGAATAAAACACATCTTTTTCAAGTAGGTGTCCCGATTATAGGAAAACCTTTGTGAAAGTGTACTTCAAAATTTCTTGAGTGCCATTTTAAAGggccacacagcagcagaaggaCATACAAAAACGGACAGATAATGAACAACCTAGAAAACCTAATACGACAGTATTATATAGAATACAAAGCATGATTGATTTTACATCTACAGGATAAGTTCTTTATGAAAGATATCTGGTGCTGTCGTGTGCCAGAACATAATAAACTCTCTTcatttcagcaccacggacagagCTTACATCATTTATACATTTGCTGCATCTGAAATGACGTCATTCTCCCCTGCCTCCTTTTTTGTTGCAGCCTATGTTACAACATCCTGTCCTCACAGCATATGGTGTCTCATAAAAAGCTGAAATAATGAACTGATGGAGAGCCTATTATTGGACCAGCCCTGTTTTAACAACTTGGGCCAGCTGACCCATCTATAAACATGGAATAACCTTTCCACTGAAGCAGTGTTCCTAGAAGTGACTAGCTGACAATCTGGAGATCAGTGGTGCTTTAGAAGCTCTTGCATATCCATCACAGTCAAAAGTAAGTGTTCCCACAAAACAACAGACCATGTAACTTCCTGTAAAGCATGTTAGTGAGTCCCCTGAGGCTCTCTTATAACCACCATTATACAAAGTGAGCATGCAGCCAACACATTTGGTGGCTCCAACTCCAAAAGTCAATTTCCGTGCAAAAAGCAGTTACAGAGATTTTAATGAGGATGTTGCTAATTGTAAAAATCAACCAAAGTGATTAAAACTGCAGCTAATTATTCTTTATCCAATTATGATTTGTCTCTGACATGGATACACAATCAACATGAATGTGCCACTCCATCTGAATTCCACCGGGATGACTCACAAAGCTCCTCCTGCCCAATATTCGGCCGCCTCCAGCTGTCAACAAGCAGAGCCACAGATTCATGCAAAGGGGTTCATGCGAGGGCCAGAGATTTCACATGACGTCATCAGTCGGCGACACAGTTGAAGGCACTGGGGAAAACTCTGACCTGCCGATCCAGATGGGAACAGCTGCTGCTTCATGATCGCTATTTTAGGAGGAAACGTAGATGTGTCGCACCAACTGGTCACTTCTCTTCCTTACCTCAGACTCTAGTAATGCACTGCCACGTACATAGTGGGCTCAGTGTGCCTCTCAGTTGGTTCATCTTAGTGTTCTTCAATTGATCTTTCTAcatcctcatctctcctcttctttctctttttctcttcttcctgctctgcCTCTTTAGCAAGCAGCAGTTCTTAATGATCTGACTCACTCAATCAGTCAAATAATCTCTGACAAGGGCACCTACCCttaagaaatgtgtgtgtgtgctctgcaaGCACTGCCTCCAATTACAAATGAATCACAGTGCTGAGTCACTCACCCCCCTCCCCATCTCTCCCCTCAGGCAGACTGAGCTCCGCTGCACttacacacacggacacacacacacattgtgtataTACACACCATGTTCCTCCTTGAGGAACACGAGCTGAGGAAAAACACGGTTTACAAGTCAAGAGCTAAGAGCCAGGATCAATTCTGTGTGTATCAGGTAGTAGGTATAAGTGtaagtgagagaaaaagaagtaGGGACTAAAAATGGCTTAAAATGTAACAGAGCAGaaagtggagacacacacacacaccatctgcAGTCATGGACCAAATGAAAGGACTGTGTGTATCTGTTCTCCTCATCACGAAGAttaatgctgtttgttttcctgcgtAAACATCCTCCAAAAGATTGTGGGAACACTGGCAGAGCGCTGGCCTTTGGATCAGTGATCACACAGCtgagatacacacactcacagctgtAGTCGGAAGGTGCATCTCATTCACATGGGAGACCAGCGCTGGGATCAAAGAATGATTCAAGTTCTGCAACTGTGAAGTCTGTGTTTGATGTGAACGTACAACTTGTCACCAAATCCTCTTGAAGTATCAGCATTTTCCtgagaaacattttgttttctcataaaaaagatttttatttcatGGGGCCTTTCTAAACACCAAAGGATACCTGCCAATATAtcacacataaatacaacaataattcaaattaacttaaattaatcctgcgctgtctgct contains the following coding sequences:
- the camk2n1a gene encoding calcium/calmodulin-dependent protein kinase II inhibitor 1a; this translates as MSEVLPYSEGKMNGYGADSEVSQMSFSCGLQDTSTFFSSSQAKRPPKLGQIGRAKRVVIEDDRIDDVLKGITDKSSPGV